In Humulus lupulus chromosome 6, drHumLupu1.1, whole genome shotgun sequence, a single genomic region encodes these proteins:
- the LOC133784224 gene encoding calcium-binding protein PBP1-like has product MDIPTTSHDQYHHQLAAAIVDFEDYFPSMIGRLGAEGFIWELCNGFRLLMDVEKGVITFESLKRNSYLLGLHELRDDDLVCMLMEGDLDGDGALNQMEFCVLMFRLSPGLMDNNTTSSTTSTNPTTTNNNINNNGTVKQCWADDNLDINHVINNNVNVV; this is encoded by the coding sequence ATGGATATTCCTACTACTAGTCACGATCAATATCATCACCAATTAGCAGCAGCCATCGTTGATTTCGAGGACTACTTTCCATCGATGATCGGACGGTTGGGAGCGGAGGGGTTCATCTGGGAGCTTTGCAACGGGTTTCGGCTGTTGATGGACGTGGAAAAAGGGGTTATCACGTTTGAGAGCTTGAAGAGGAACAGTTATCTTCTTGGGTTGCATGAGCTGAGAGACGACGACCTTGTGTGCATGTTAATGGAAGGTGATCTTGATGGAGATGGTGCTTTGAACCAGATGGAGTTTTGCGTTCTCATGTTTAGGTTAAGTCCAGGTTTAATGGATAACAACACCACTAGTAGTACTACTAGTACCAATCCTACTACTacgaataataatattaataataatggcACTGTCAAACAGTGCTGGGCTGACGataatttagatattaatcatgtCATTAATAATAATGTTAATGTAGTATAA